Proteins encoded within one genomic window of Paracoccus sp. MA:
- a CDS encoding D-glycerate dehydrogenase, with protein MAQPKVLLTRRWPEAIEARLGEVFDLTVSRDDLPLDADQLKAALRDYDAVLPTVTDRLSAPVFDVASPRTKILGNFGVGFSHIDLAAASARGITVTNTPDVLSECTADLAMTLLLMVARRAGEGERELRAGKWTGWRPTHMIGKKVSGATLGIVGFGRIGQAMARRAHFGFGMKIVVQNIPAVAPETLAEFGAEQVGTIDELLPRCDFVSLHCPGGAENHHLIDASRLGLMKPDGCLINTARGEVIDQHALAQALWFGTIGGAGLDVFEGEPDIPYALLGADNLVMLPHLGSATRETRDAMGLRVMENLVAFFEGREPRDRVN; from the coding sequence ATGGCACAGCCCAAGGTACTTCTGACCCGACGGTGGCCCGAGGCGATCGAAGCGCGGCTGGGTGAGGTCTTCGACCTCACCGTCAGCCGGGACGATCTGCCGCTGGACGCCGACCAGCTGAAAGCCGCGCTCCGCGATTACGACGCGGTGCTTCCCACGGTGACCGACCGGCTGTCGGCCCCTGTCTTCGACGTGGCAAGCCCGCGCACGAAGATCCTCGGCAATTTCGGCGTCGGCTTCAGCCATATCGACCTGGCCGCCGCCAGCGCCCGCGGGATCACCGTCACCAACACGCCCGACGTGCTGTCCGAATGCACCGCCGACCTTGCCATGACCCTGCTTCTGATGGTCGCGCGCCGCGCCGGCGAGGGCGAGCGGGAATTGCGCGCCGGCAAATGGACCGGCTGGCGCCCGACCCACATGATCGGCAAGAAGGTTTCGGGCGCGACGCTGGGCATCGTCGGCTTCGGCCGGATCGGGCAGGCCATGGCGCGGCGCGCGCATTTCGGCTTCGGCATGAAGATCGTGGTGCAGAACATCCCCGCCGTCGCCCCCGAGACCCTGGCCGAGTTCGGTGCCGAGCAGGTCGGCACCATCGACGAATTGCTGCCGCGCTGCGATTTCGTATCTCTGCACTGCCCGGGCGGGGCCGAGAACCACCACCTGATCGACGCGAGCCGCCTGGGGCTGATGAAGCCGGACGGCTGCCTGATCAACACCGCCCGCGGCGAGGTGATCGACCAGCACGCGCTGGCGCAGGCGTTGTGGTTCGGCACCATCGGCGGCGCCGGGCTGGACGTGTTCGAGGGCGAGCCGGACATCCCCTATGCGCTGCTGGGCGCCGACAACCTGGTCATGCTGCCGCATCTGGGTTCCGCCACGCGCGAGACGCGCGACGCCATGGGCCTGCGGGTGATGGAGAACCTCGTGGCCTTTTTCGAGGGCCGCGAACCGCGCGACCGTGTGAACTGA
- the sucD gene encoding succinate--CoA ligase subunit alpha: MSIYLDNESRVIVQGITGRLAQFHTKEMIDYGTNVVGGVVPGKGGETVQGVPVFDTVKQAVAATGANASLVIVPPPFAADSIMEAADAGIGYCVCVTDGIPAQDMIRVKRYMYRYPRESRMVLTGPNCAGTISPGKALLGIMPGHIYLPGNVGIVGRSGTLGYEAAQQLKDLGIGVSTSVGIGGDPINGSSFKDILMAFEQDDQTELVCLIGEIGGPQEADAAGYIRDHMKKPVVAYIAGLTAPKGRTMGHAGAIISAFGESASEKVEILTAAGVTVAEHPSMIGETIARSMKQFA; encoded by the coding sequence ATGAGCATCTATCTGGACAATGAAAGCCGCGTGATCGTTCAGGGCATTACCGGGCGTCTTGCGCAGTTCCACACCAAGGAGATGATCGACTACGGCACCAATGTCGTGGGCGGCGTCGTGCCCGGCAAGGGCGGCGAGACGGTGCAGGGCGTGCCGGTCTTCGACACCGTCAAGCAGGCGGTGGCGGCGACCGGGGCCAATGCCAGCCTGGTGATCGTGCCGCCGCCCTTTGCCGCGGATTCGATCATGGAGGCGGCGGATGCCGGCATCGGCTATTGCGTCTGCGTGACCGACGGCATTCCGGCCCAGGACATGATCCGGGTCAAGCGCTACATGTATCGCTATCCCCGGGAAAGCCGCATGGTGCTGACCGGGCCGAACTGCGCCGGCACCATCAGCCCCGGCAAAGCGCTGCTGGGCATCATGCCGGGCCATATCTATCTGCCGGGCAACGTGGGCATCGTCGGGCGGTCCGGCACGCTGGGCTATGAGGCGGCGCAGCAGCTGAAGGATCTGGGCATCGGCGTCTCGACCTCGGTCGGGATCGGCGGCGACCCGATCAACGGCTCGTCCTTCAAGGACATCCTGATGGCCTTCGAGCAGGACGACCAGACCGAACTGGTCTGCCTGATCGGCGAGATCGGCGGCCCGCAAGAGGCGGATGCGGCCGGCTATATCCGCGACCACATGAAGAAACCGGTGGTCGCCTATATCGCCGGGCTGACCGCGCCCAAGGGCCGCACCATGGGCCATGCCGGCGCCATCATCTCGGCCTTCGGCGAAAGCGCCAGCGAAAAGGTCGAGATCCTGACCGCCGCCGGGGTCACCGTCGCCGAACATCCCTCGATGATCGGCGAGACCATCGCCCGGTCGATGAAACAGTTTGCCTGA
- a CDS encoding phosphoenolpyruvate carboxylase — MARARDFQPGPDGGADAYAETLRRTLRQLWREVLLRRAPQVAASLDSAAPVAIPRDNAAVPYLQALNIWFQLLRIADENVAMRERRQAETESGPATVPGSFAKARAELGAAARIGASGAEDGICVGPTLTAHPTEAKRVTVLEIHRRIYRNLVALETQRWTPRERAQLTDDLRSEIDLLWMTGELRLERPRLSDEIEWGLQFFRDSIYDAVPLLYDRYLAAGFDPGTLPEIRFHSWIGGDRDGNPNATTKATSDALARNRQAILDRYLDGLREAGARISISSSIVAVPGAEGIALDALIAERPECRSRNPGEVFRQALTVIGNQIRALRDQTGGYRFLSDFIADLKVVEDGLHAIGAAHLAHRHVRPIRWQAQTFGFRTATLDIRQNSTVTTAVLAEIWAGDGGPAPQYGSCAWSERLRADLSSPALPEVDPARLSEAGQELLALLRLMHDMGEGVDRDALGPFILSMTRSTDDLLGVYLLARHAGFGAETLDLRVVPLFETIADLRAAPAILSELLQVPLARRSLKARGGNRFEVMLGYSDSNKDGGFVSSTWELERAQRSISRALAGHGMRPAFFHGRGGSVSRGGAPTERAIAAQPPGTVSGRMRITEQGEVVSSKYANRGTALNTLEVLTSAVLLHSAAPAPARTAATPEFDDALEGLAGMSQTAYATLLGQPGFVSYFQQASPVEELAMLKIGSRPARRFGAKSLDDLRAIPWVFAWSQNRHLITGWYGFGTAIDSFRKVRGAEGEALLRRMLRGSALFQLIVDEVEKSLFQADMRIAARYASLVEDAGLRDAILGAVQAEYRRSERALLWLTGEALLAERFPMMRDRFERVRAPMNDIHALQVDLLRDLRGRTTGKLSVPLLQTMNCIAAGLGWTG, encoded by the coding sequence ATGGCACGCGCGCGGGACTTCCAGCCCGGACCGGACGGCGGCGCCGATGCCTATGCCGAGACGCTGAGGCGCACGCTGCGCCAGCTTTGGCGCGAGGTGCTTCTGCGCCGCGCGCCGCAGGTGGCCGCCAGCCTCGATTCCGCTGCGCCGGTCGCGATCCCCCGCGACAATGCGGCGGTGCCCTATCTTCAGGCGCTGAACATCTGGTTCCAGCTGCTGCGCATCGCCGACGAGAACGTGGCCATGCGCGAGCGGCGGCAAGCCGAGACCGAGTCGGGCCCGGCGACCGTGCCCGGCAGCTTCGCCAAGGCGCGGGCCGAGCTGGGCGCCGCGGCCCGGATCGGCGCCAGCGGCGCAGAGGACGGCATCTGCGTGGGGCCGACGCTCACCGCGCACCCGACCGAGGCCAAGCGCGTCACCGTGCTGGAAATCCATCGCCGCATCTATCGCAATCTCGTGGCGCTGGAGACGCAACGCTGGACGCCTCGGGAACGGGCGCAGCTGACCGACGACCTGCGCAGCGAGATCGACCTGCTCTGGATGACCGGCGAGCTGCGTCTGGAACGCCCGCGGCTGTCGGATGAGATCGAATGGGGGCTGCAATTCTTTCGCGACAGCATCTATGACGCGGTGCCGCTGCTCTATGACCGCTATCTGGCCGCCGGCTTCGACCCCGGCACCCTGCCCGAGATCCGCTTTCACAGCTGGATCGGCGGCGACCGGGACGGCAATCCCAACGCGACGACCAAAGCGACCAGCGACGCGCTGGCCCGCAACCGGCAGGCGATCCTCGACCGCTATCTGGACGGGCTGCGCGAGGCCGGGGCCCGCATCAGCATCAGTTCCTCCATCGTCGCCGTTCCGGGGGCCGAGGGCATCGCGCTGGACGCCCTGATCGCCGAGCGCCCCGAATGCCGCAGCCGCAACCCGGGCGAGGTCTTCCGCCAGGCGCTGACGGTCATCGGCAACCAGATCCGGGCGCTGCGCGACCAGACTGGCGGCTATCGCTTCCTGAGCGACTTCATCGCCGACCTGAAGGTGGTCGAGGACGGGTTGCACGCCATCGGCGCCGCGCATCTGGCGCATCGCCATGTCCGCCCGATCCGCTGGCAGGCGCAGACCTTCGGCTTTCGCACCGCGACGCTGGACATCCGCCAGAACTCGACGGTGACGACCGCAGTGCTGGCCGAGATCTGGGCCGGCGACGGCGGCCCCGCGCCGCAATACGGCTCATGCGCCTGGTCGGAGCGGCTGCGCGCCGACCTGTCCAGCCCGGCGCTGCCAGAGGTCGATCCCGCCCGACTGAGCGAGGCCGGTCAGGAACTGCTGGCGCTGCTGCGCTTGATGCACGACATGGGCGAGGGCGTGGACCGCGATGCGCTCGGCCCGTTCATCCTGTCCATGACGCGCTCGACCGACGATCTGCTCGGTGTCTATCTGCTGGCCCGCCATGCCGGTTTCGGCGCCGAGACCCTGGACCTGCGCGTGGTGCCGCTGTTCGAGACCATCGCCGATTTGCGCGCCGCGCCCGCGATCCTGTCCGAGCTGCTGCAGGTGCCGCTGGCGCGCCGCAGCCTGAAGGCGCGCGGCGGCAACCGGTTCGAGGTGATGCTGGGCTATTCCGACAGCAACAAGGACGGCGGCTTCGTCAGCTCGACCTGGGAACTGGAGCGGGCGCAGCGCAGCATATCCCGCGCCCTGGCCGGCCACGGGATGCGCCCGGCCTTCTTCCACGGCCGCGGCGGCTCGGTCAGCCGCGGCGGCGCCCCGACCGAGCGCGCCATCGCGGCGCAGCCGCCCGGCACGGTCTCGGGCCGGATGCGGATCACCGAACAGGGCGAGGTGGTGTCGTCGAAATACGCGAACCGCGGCACGGCGCTGAACACGCTCGAGGTGCTGACCTCGGCGGTGCTGCTGCACAGCGCGGCGCCGGCGCCGGCGCGGACCGCGGCGACGCCGGAATTCGACGATGCGCTGGAAGGCCTGGCGGGCATGTCGCAGACCGCCTATGCTACCCTGCTGGGCCAGCCCGGCTTCGTAAGCTATTTCCAGCAGGCCAGCCCGGTCGAGGAGCTGGCGATGCTGAAGATCGGCTCGCGCCCGGCCCGCCGCTTCGGGGCCAAGTCGCTTGACGACCTGCGGGCGATCCCCTGGGTCTTCGCCTGGTCGCAGAACCGCCACCTGATCACCGGCTGGTACGGCTTCGGCACCGCCATCGACAGCTTCCGCAAGGTGCGCGGGGCCGAGGGCGAGGCCCTGCTGCGGCGCATGCTGCGCGGCTCGGCGCTGTTCCAGCTGATCGTGGACGAGGTCGAGAAATCGCTGTTCCAGGCGGATATGCGGATCGCCGCCCGCTATGCCTCGCTGGTCGAGGATGCCGGGCTGCGCGACGCGATCCTGGGCGCGGTGCAGGCCGAATACCGCCGCAGCGAACGGGCGCTGCTCTGGCTGACCGGCGAGGCGCTGCTGGCCGAGCGGTTCCCCATGATGCGCGACCGGTTCGAGCGGGTCCGCGCCCCGATGAACGACATCCATGCGCTGCAGGTCGACCTGCTGCGCGACTTGCGCGGCCGCACCACAGGCAAGCTGTCGGTGCCGCTGCTTCAGACGATGAACTGCATAGCCGCCGGCCTGGGCTGGACCGGCTGA
- a CDS encoding glycerate kinase, with the protein MSAALRSRAETLFRAACAAADPAQALRAALRQHPVPDLGANGRYIVVAVGKAATAMAGAMLDALEPAPVQALVVTNRENRRPLPGAMVMAAGHPVPDQDGAAAAKAVIALLGAAGAQDRVIALISGGGSAMLPAPAGDLTLADEVAVGRLLLERGFDIRAANLVRQQLSRLKGGGMLHFAAPAPVTAYILSDVIGDDLAVVASGPTVAPIGSIEEARSLIEARGLWLLLPEEVRAHLGRGQASGPAAALPEARNHLIGSNRKSLEAISAAAADLNPAILCDALVGAVAEAAARIVAAAQDAPRGRPACLIFGGETVVNVVGTGLGGRNQELALRVALTMPALGRDWVFLSGGTDGRDGPTDAAGGIVDAGTAARIRAAGRDGAALLANNDSHVALKAAGDLLLTGATGTNVADVQILLLCP; encoded by the coding sequence ATGTCCGCCGCGCTCAGATCCCGGGCCGAGACGCTGTTCCGGGCGGCCTGCGCGGCCGCCGACCCGGCGCAAGCCCTGCGCGCCGCGCTGCGGCAGCATCCGGTGCCGGACCTGGGCGCGAATGGCCGCTATATCGTCGTCGCGGTCGGCAAGGCGGCGACCGCGATGGCCGGGGCCATGCTGGACGCGCTGGAACCGGCGCCGGTGCAGGCGCTGGTGGTAACCAATCGCGAGAACCGGCGGCCCCTGCCCGGCGCCATGGTCATGGCCGCCGGCCACCCGGTCCCGGACCAGGACGGCGCCGCGGCGGCCAAGGCGGTGATCGCCCTGCTGGGCGCGGCGGGGGCGCAGGACCGGGTGATCGCGCTGATCTCCGGCGGCGGTTCGGCCATGCTGCCGGCGCCGGCGGGCGACCTGACGCTGGCAGACGAGGTCGCGGTCGGCCGGCTGCTGCTGGAGCGCGGCTTTGACATCCGCGCCGCCAACCTCGTGCGCCAGCAGCTGTCGCGGCTGAAGGGCGGCGGCATGCTGCATTTCGCCGCGCCGGCGCCGGTGACGGCCTATATCCTGTCGGACGTGATCGGCGACGACCTTGCGGTGGTGGCCTCGGGGCCGACCGTGGCGCCGATCGGCAGTATCGAAGAGGCCCGGTCGCTGATCGAGGCGCGGGGCCTGTGGCTGCTGCTGCCCGAAGAGGTCCGGGCGCATCTGGGCCGCGGCCAGGCGTCCGGTCCCGCTGCGGCCCTGCCCGAGGCGCGGAACCACCTGATCGGCTCGAACCGCAAGAGCCTGGAGGCGATTTCCGCGGCGGCGGCGGACCTGAACCCGGCGATCCTTTGCGACGCGCTGGTGGGTGCGGTGGCCGAGGCCGCGGCACGCATCGTCGCGGCGGCGCAGGACGCGCCGCGCGGGCGGCCGGCCTGCCTGATCTTCGGCGGCGAGACGGTGGTGAATGTCGTCGGAACCGGGCTGGGGGGGCGCAACCAGGAACTGGCGCTGCGCGTGGCCCTGACGATGCCGGCCCTTGGCCGGGACTGGGTCTTCCTGTCCGGCGGCACCGATGGCCGCGACGGCCCGACCGACGCCGCCGGCGGCATCGTGGACGCGGGCACCGCCGCCCGCATCCGCGCCGCCGGCCGCGACGGCGCGGCGCTGCTGGCCAACAACGACAGCCACGTGGCGCTGAAGGCCGCGGGCGATCTGCTGCTGACCGGAGCGACCGGGACCAATGTCGCCGATGTCCAGATCCTGCTGCTCTGCCCCTGA
- the folD gene encoding bifunctional methylenetetrahydrofolate dehydrogenase/methenyltetrahydrofolate cyclohydrolase FolD: MNAKIIDGKAFAATVRDRVAGTVERLKAEAGITPGLAVVLVGEDPASEVYVRSKGKATLEAGMNSWEHRLDADTSEADLLALIEQLNNDPEVHGILVQLPLPAHLDPDVVINAIDPAKDVDGFHISNVGLLGTGQKSMVPCTPLGCLLMLREHHGSLSGLNAVIVGRSNIVGKPMAQLLLGDSCTVTIAHSRTKNLAAVCRNADILVAAVGRPRMIPGDWVKPGATVIDVGINRIENEGKTRLVGDVDFDSAAAVAGAVTPVPGGVGPMTIACLLANTVTACSRAHGLPEPEGLTS, encoded by the coding sequence ATGAATGCCAAGATCATCGACGGCAAGGCCTTTGCGGCAACGGTCCGGGACCGGGTGGCCGGGACCGTGGAACGGCTGAAGGCGGAAGCCGGCATCACCCCGGGACTGGCAGTCGTGCTGGTGGGCGAGGACCCGGCCAGCGAGGTCTATGTCCGTTCCAAGGGCAAGGCGACGCTGGAAGCGGGGATGAACTCCTGGGAGCACCGGCTGGATGCCGATACTTCGGAAGCGGACCTGCTGGCGCTGATCGAGCAGCTGAACAACGATCCCGAGGTGCATGGCATCCTGGTGCAGCTGCCGCTGCCGGCGCATCTGGACCCGGACGTGGTGATCAACGCCATCGACCCGGCGAAGGACGTGGACGGCTTCCATATCTCGAATGTCGGGCTGCTGGGGACGGGGCAGAAATCCATGGTGCCCTGCACGCCGCTGGGCTGCCTGCTGATGCTGCGCGAGCATCACGGCTCGCTCTCGGGGCTGAACGCGGTCATCGTGGGCCGCTCGAACATCGTCGGCAAGCCGATGGCGCAGCTGCTGTTGGGTGACAGCTGCACGGTGACCATCGCCCATAGTCGCACGAAGAACCTGGCCGCGGTCTGCCGCAACGCCGACATCCTGGTCGCGGCTGTCGGCCGGCCGCGGATGATCCCCGGCGACTGGGTCAAGCCCGGCGCCACGGTGATCGACGTCGGCATCAACCGCATCGAGAACGAGGGCAAGACCCGGCTGGTCGGCGACGTCGATTTCGACAGCGCCGCGGCGGTCGCGGGCGCCGTCACCCCGGTGCCGGGCGGTGTGGGGCCGATGACCATCGCCTGCCTGCTGGCCAATACCGTCACCGCCTGCTCGCGGGCACATGGCCTGCCCGAACCGGAAGGGCTGACCTCCTGA
- a CDS encoding malate--CoA ligase subunit beta → MDIHEYQAKEILASFGVAIPPGALAYSPEQAAYRARELGGDRWIVKAQVHAGGRGKAGGVKLCDSDHEIMEACEAMFGRKLVTHQTGPEGKGIYRVYVEGAVPIAREIYLGFVLDRGSQRVMIVASSEGGMDIEDISAQKPETIVRSAVEPAVGLREFQAREIAFALGIPAPLVQQMVRTLTGCYRAFRDLDATMVEINPLVVTGDNRILALDAKMTFDDNALFRHPQISELRDKSQEDPRESRAADRGLSYVGLDGNIGCIVNGAGLAMATMDTIKLAGGEPANFLDIGGGATPERVAKAFRLVMSDKNVRAVLVNIFAGINRCDWVAEGVVQALTANPVEVPVVVRLAGTNVEEGRRILEQSGLPVIAAKSLMDAAQKAVNALTDGATNLEKAEAI, encoded by the coding sequence ATGGATATTCACGAATACCAGGCCAAGGAAATCCTGGCGAGCTTCGGCGTCGCCATTCCGCCCGGCGCGCTGGCCTACAGCCCCGAACAGGCGGCCTATCGCGCCCGCGAACTGGGCGGCGACCGCTGGATCGTCAAGGCGCAGGTGCATGCGGGGGGCCGCGGCAAGGCCGGCGGCGTCAAGCTTTGCGACAGCGATCACGAGATCATGGAGGCCTGCGAGGCCATGTTCGGCCGCAAGCTGGTCACGCATCAGACCGGGCCCGAGGGCAAGGGCATCTATCGCGTCTATGTCGAGGGCGCGGTGCCCATCGCGCGCGAGATCTATCTGGGCTTCGTCCTCGACCGCGGCTCGCAGCGGGTGATGATCGTCGCCTCGTCCGAGGGCGGCATGGATATCGAGGACATCTCGGCCCAGAAGCCCGAGACAATCGTCCGCTCGGCCGTCGAGCCGGCGGTGGGACTGCGCGAGTTCCAGGCGCGCGAGATCGCCTTCGCGCTTGGCATCCCCGCCCCGCTGGTCCAGCAGATGGTCCGCACGCTGACCGGCTGCTATCGCGCCTTCCGCGACCTCGACGCCACCATGGTGGAGATCAACCCGCTGGTGGTCACCGGCGACAACCGCATCCTGGCGCTGGATGCGAAGATGACCTTCGACGACAATGCGCTGTTCCGCCATCCGCAGATCAGCGAGCTGCGCGACAAGTCGCAGGAGGACCCGCGCGAATCCCGCGCCGCCGACCGTGGCCTGTCCTATGTCGGGCTGGACGGGAACATCGGCTGCATCGTCAACGGCGCCGGCCTTGCCATGGCGACCATGGACACCATCAAGCTGGCCGGGGGCGAACCCGCGAACTTCCTCGACATCGGCGGCGGCGCCACGCCCGAGCGGGTGGCCAAGGCGTTCCGGCTGGTCATGTCGGACAAGAACGTCCGCGCCGTGCTGGTCAACATCTTCGCCGGCATCAACCGCTGCGACTGGGTGGCCGAGGGCGTGGTCCAGGCCCTGACCGCCAACCCGGTCGAGGTGCCGGTCGTGGTGCGCCTTGCCGGCACCAATGTCGAGGAGGGCCGCAGGATCCTCGAGCAATCCGGCCTGCCGGTCATTGCCGCCAAATCCCTGATGGACGCGGCGCAGAAGGCGGTGAACGCCCTGACGGACGGGGCAACCAATCTGGAAAAGGCGGAGGCGATCTGA
- a CDS encoding aminotransferase class V-fold PLP-dependent enzyme, with amino-acid sequence MKDTIIFPPLEIPETLAAGPGPGNTDARVLQRFCQSGLADHMQADVLRGMIECKIMLREVWGTGNIHTFGVAGTGFSGLDCMLSAILPGDSVVVFTNGTFSGIDGLSIRMKASTREELRADSLNPQPASVTTVEVPHGQSVSAEVIEAALARHKPKWAFMAHWETGAGRINDLRGFSDACQRHGALGLVDAVSSLGIADFSIDDYPGVVGWASCPQKGVLCLPLTYAPVSFSDRYIAELRENGCHTYAHHPILEARHWAIVNGQDVEKGVYHRTHSGYAVAAFHEALRIILQIGRAKRAQDYAFHEKALRAAVEAMGCEVTSNMTSLVVLNLPGPLAGREMELVQNCRAEGFGIWPTLSEPVQVRIGILNQLSEPAITEIVTRFADAMADLGANIDMARVRAVLSAHYDHADA; translated from the coding sequence ATGAAGGACACGATCATTTTCCCGCCCCTCGAAATCCCCGAGACGCTGGCCGCCGGGCCTGGCCCGGGCAATACCGATGCGCGGGTGCTGCAACGCTTTTGCCAGTCGGGACTGGCCGACCACATGCAGGCCGACGTCCTGCGGGGGATGATCGAATGCAAGATCATGCTGCGCGAGGTCTGGGGCACCGGCAATATCCACACCTTCGGCGTCGCCGGCACCGGCTTTTCCGGGCTCGACTGCATGCTGAGCGCGATCCTGCCCGGCGACAGCGTCGTGGTCTTCACCAACGGCACCTTCTCGGGCATCGACGGGCTGTCGATCCGCATGAAGGCCTCGACCCGCGAGGAATTGCGGGCGGATTCCCTGAACCCGCAGCCCGCCTCGGTCACTACGGTCGAGGTGCCGCATGGCCAATCCGTCTCGGCCGAGGTGATCGAGGCGGCGCTGGCCCGCCACAAGCCGAAATGGGCCTTCATGGCGCATTGGGAAACCGGCGCGGGCCGGATCAACGACCTGCGCGGCTTCTCGGACGCCTGTCAGCGGCACGGCGCGCTGGGGCTGGTCGATGCGGTCTCGTCGCTGGGCATCGCGGATTTCTCGATCGACGACTATCCCGGCGTGGTCGGCTGGGCCTCCTGCCCGCAGAAGGGCGTGCTGTGCCTGCCGCTGACCTATGCGCCGGTCAGCTTCAGCGACCGCTATATCGCCGAGCTGCGCGAGAACGGCTGCCACACCTATGCGCATCACCCGATCCTCGAGGCGCGGCACTGGGCGATCGTCAACGGCCAGGATGTCGAGAAGGGCGTCTATCACCGCACCCATTCCGGCTATGCGGTGGCGGCCTTTCACGAGGCGCTGCGCATCATCCTGCAGATCGGCCGCGCCAAGCGGGCCCAGGACTATGCCTTCCACGAAAAGGCCCTGCGCGCGGCGGTCGAGGCCATGGGCTGCGAGGTCACCTCGAACATGACCAGCCTGGTGGTGCTGAACCTGCCCGGGCCGCTGGCGGGACGCGAGATGGAACTGGTGCAGAACTGCCGCGCCGAGGGCTTCGGCATCTGGCCGACGCTTTCGGAACCCGTGCAGGTCCGCATCGGCATCCTCAACCAGCTTTCCGAACCCGCGATCACCGAGATCGTCACCCGCTTCGCCGATGCCATGGCGGACCTGGGGGCGAATATCGACATGGCCAGGGTCCGGGCGGTGCTGAGCGCCCATTACGACCACGCCGACGCCTAA
- a CDS encoding CoA ester lyase — MSFHVIEQAPARLNRSELAVPGSAPQMFQKAAESEADVIFLDLEDAVAPDEKAEARRNIIRALNEIDWGSKTMSVRINGLDTHYMYRDVVDVVEQAGERLDLIMIPKVGTAADVYAVDMLVTQIEDAKGLKKRIGFEHIIETALGMQNVSAIAAASKRNESLHFGVADYAASTRARTTIIGGVNPDYAVLTDPDEHGGRQRHWGDMWHYAIAKMVVAARANGLRPIDGPFGDFSDREGYLAAAYRAAVLGCEGKWAIHPSQIALANEVMSPSDAEVTKAQRILTAMAEAEAEGKGAVSLDGRLIDYASIRQAEVLVEKARQIAGAA, encoded by the coding sequence ATGAGCTTTCACGTCATCGAACAGGCCCCCGCGCGGTTGAACCGAAGCGAGCTTGCCGTGCCCGGCAGCGCCCCGCAGATGTTCCAGAAGGCCGCCGAATCCGAGGCCGACGTCATCTTCCTGGACCTCGAGGACGCGGTCGCCCCGGATGAAAAGGCCGAAGCGCGCCGGAACATCATCCGGGCGCTGAACGAGATCGACTGGGGCAGCAAGACCATGTCGGTGCGCATCAACGGCCTGGATACGCATTACATGTATCGCGACGTCGTGGACGTGGTCGAACAGGCCGGCGAGCGGCTGGACCTGATCATGATCCCCAAGGTCGGCACCGCCGCCGATGTCTATGCGGTGGACATGCTCGTCACGCAGATCGAGGACGCGAAGGGCCTGAAGAAGCGCATCGGTTTCGAGCATATCATCGAGACGGCCCTGGGGATGCAGAATGTCAGCGCCATCGCCGCCGCCTCGAAACGCAACGAGAGCCTGCATTTCGGCGTGGCGGATTATGCCGCCTCGACCCGCGCGCGCACCACGATCATCGGCGGCGTGAACCCCGATTACGCCGTCCTGACCGATCCCGACGAGCATGGCGGCCGCCAGCGCCACTGGGGCGACATGTGGCATTATGCCATCGCCAAGATGGTCGTCGCGGCGCGGGCCAACGGCTTGCGTCCCATCGACGGGCCCTTCGGCGATTTCAGCGACCGCGAGGGCTATCTGGCCGCCGCCTATCGCGCCGCCGTGCTGGGCTGCGAGGGGAAATGGGCCATCCACCCCAGCCAGATCGCGCTGGCCAACGAGGTGATGAGCCCCTCGGACGCCGAGGTCACCAAGGCGCAGCGCATCCTGACGGCGATGGCCGAGGCCGAGGCCGAAGGCAAGGGCGCCGTCTCGCTGGACGGGCGGCTGATCGACTATGCCTCGATCCGCCAGGCCGAGGTTCTGGTCGAGAAGGCCCGGCAGATCGCCGGCGCCGCGTGA